One Kwoniella newhampshirensis strain CBS 13917 chromosome 13, whole genome shotgun sequence DNA window includes the following coding sequences:
- a CDS encoding 40S ribosomal protein uS7 — MSISLPVDVQKVANEGTVKLFGKWESEGVEVKDISLQDYINVNHAVYVPHTAGRYAKKQFAKGRMPIVERLVNALMMNGRNNGKKIMAVRIVQHAFEIIHLVTEQNPVQVLVDAVVNTGPREDSTRIGSQGTVRRQAVDVSPLRRVNQAISLLTIGTRESAFHNSKSVSECLADELVNAAKGSSNSYAIKKKDELERVAKSNR, encoded by the exons ATGTCGATTTCTCTCCCGGTTGATGTGCAAAAGGTTGCCAACGAGGGTACCGTCAAGCTCTTCGGCAAGTGGGAGTCTGAGGG TGTTGAGGTCAAGGACATCTCGCTCCAAGACTACATCAACGTCAACCACGCTGTCTACGTTC CCCACACTGCTGGCCGATATGCCAAGAAGCAATTCGCCAAGGGTCGAATGCCCATCGTCGAGCGACTCGTCAACGC CCTCATGATGAACGGCCGAAACAACGGTAAGAAGATCATGGCCGTCCGAATCGTCCAACACGCCTTCGAAatcatccacctcgtcacCGAGCAGAACCCCGTCCAGGTTCTCG TCGACGCCGTTGTCAACACTGGTCCCCGAGAAGACTCTACCCGAATTGGTTCTCAGGGTACCGTCCGACGACAGGCCGTCGATGTCTCTCCTTTGAGGAGGGTCAACCAGgctatctctctcttgaCCATCGGC ACCCGAGAGTCCGCTTTCCACAACTCCAAGTCGGTCTCCGAGTGTCTCGCCGATGAGCTCGTCAACGCTGCCAAGGGGTCTTCCAACTCTTACgccatcaagaagaaggatgagctCGAGCGTGTCGCCAAGTCGAACCGATAA